Proteins found in one Mycobacteriales bacterium genomic segment:
- the coaE gene encoding dephospho-CoA kinase, giving the protein MLVVGLTGGIGSGKSAVSGMLTERGAVVLDADVHAREVVAPGTLGLAAVVAAFGDAVLAADGTLDREALGSIVFTDPEALARLNAIVHPLVGELSDRRRREAEAAGIEVVVHDVPLLAENGLAAMYDVVVVVDCAETTQIARLTGQRGMTQRDAEARMARQASREQRLAVADEVIRNEGTLAELEDQVDALWARLRARVDHEAHAGRVDTATGDSKDQDSKDQDSKE; this is encoded by the coding sequence GTGCTGGTCGTGGGACTCACCGGGGGCATCGGGTCGGGCAAGTCGGCCGTGAGCGGCATGCTCACCGAGCGCGGTGCCGTGGTGCTCGACGCGGACGTGCACGCCCGCGAGGTCGTCGCACCGGGGACGCTCGGGCTCGCGGCCGTCGTCGCGGCCTTCGGCGACGCGGTGCTCGCGGCCGACGGCACCCTCGACCGCGAGGCCCTGGGCTCGATCGTCTTCACCGACCCGGAGGCGCTGGCCCGGCTCAACGCGATCGTGCACCCGCTGGTGGGCGAGCTGTCGGACCGGCGGCGGCGCGAGGCGGAGGCGGCCGGCATCGAGGTCGTGGTCCACGACGTGCCGCTGCTCGCGGAGAACGGCCTCGCGGCGATGTACGACGTCGTGGTGGTCGTCGACTGCGCCGAGACCACGCAGATCGCGCGGCTCACCGGCCAGCGCGGCATGACGCAGCGCGACGCCGAGGCGCGGATGGCGCGCCAGGCCAGCAGGGAGCAGCGGCTGGCCGTCGCCGACGAGGTGATCCGCAACGAGGGGACGCTGGCCGAGCTCGAGGATCAGGTCGACGCCCTGTGGGCCAGGCTGCGGGCACGGGTCGACCACGAGGCCCACGCCGGACGCGTCGACACCGCCACCGGGGACAGCAAGGACCAGGACAGCAAGGACCAGGACAGCAAGGAGTGA